Genomic segment of Avibacterium volantium:
ATGTGGTTTAATTCGATGCAACGCGAAGAACCTTACCTACTCTTGACATCCTAAGAATCCTGTAGAGATACGGGAGTGCCTTCGGGAGCTTAGAGACAGGTGCTGCATGGCTGTCGTCAGCTCGTGTTGTGAAATGTTGGGTTAAGTCCCGCAACGAGCGCAACCCTTATCCTTTGTTGCCAGCACTTCGGGTGGGAACTCAAAGGAGACTGCCAGTGATAAACTGGAGGAAGGTGGGGATGACGTCAAGTCATCATGGCCCTTACGAGTAGGGCTACACACGTGCTACAATGGTGCATACAGAGGGATGCGAGCCTGCGAGGGTAAGCGAATCTCAGAAAGTGCATCTAAGTCCGGATTGGAGTCTGCAACTCGACTCCATGAAGTCGGAATCGCTAGTAATCGCGAATCAGAATGTCGCGGTGAATACGTTCCCGGGCCTTGTACACACCGCCCGTCACACCATGGGAGTGGGTTGTACCAGAAGTAGATAGCTTAACCGAAAGGAGGGCGTTTACCACGGTATGATTCATGACTGGGGTGAAGTCGTAACAAGGTAACCGTAGGGGAACCTGCGGTTGGATCACCTCCTTACAAAGACAGGAAAGATGAGTGCTCACACAGATTGTCGTGATGGTTGTTAGACAATAAGAAGCAAAGAAAGGAATGGTGATGGTGCTGAAGAAAATAGCGATATGAGAAAATGGCTTAAAATCACACCGCACTTTAATAAAGCAGAGAGACGCTTTCTATGTTGTCCCCTTCGTCTAGAGGCCTAGGACATCGCCCTTTCACGGCGGTAACAGGGGTTCGAATCCCCTAGGGGACGCCATTTAAAGCTAATTTTTTAGCGATTTGCTCTTTAACAATGTAAAAACAAGCTGAAAACTGAAGAGACTTTCAAGCTAATGAGGGAGTGGTAATCGTGATAGAGCCATTTTCTTATTAAATTGAAGAAGTCTGAGTAGAAAAGACTTACTTGAACAAAAGCAAGTAAGCGTTCTCAACGAGAGAACAACTTCGGGGAAAAATCCTTGAGGTTGTATAGTTAAGTGAGAAAGCGTACAGGGCGGATGCCTTGGCAATCAGAGGCGATGAAGGACGTGCTAATCTGCGAAAAGCGTGGGTGAGTTGATAAGAAGCGTTTAACCCACGATGTCCGAATGGGGAAACCCGATAGGTGAAGAACCTATCATTGTTTACTGAATAAAATAGGTAAACAAGGCGAACCGGGAGAACTGAAACATCTAAGTACCCCGAGGAAAAGAAATCAACCGAGATTCTGTGAGTAGCGGCGAGCGAAAGCGGAGGAGCCAGTAAGTAATAGCATGTGATTTAGGAGAATTAGCTGGGAAGCTAAGCGACACAGGGTGATAGCCCCGTATCTAAAAAATTGCGTGTGGTACTAAGCTTACGAGAAGTAGGGCGGGACACGAGGAATCCTGTTTGAAGATGGGGGGACCATCCTCCAAGGCTAAATACTCCTGATTGACCGATAGTGAACCAGTACTGTGAAGGAAAGGCGAAAAGAACCCCGGTGAGGGGAGTGAAATAGAACCTGAAACCCTGTACGTACAAGCAGTGGGAGCCCCATCACTCAAACACATTGAGTGGTGGAAGAGGCAAAAAGCACCAAAAATAACACCGCACTTTAAAGTGCAGGGTAAGACGAGCAAAGCGAGTCAAACCCAAAAATAGCAGTGTGATTGAGTGATGGGGTGACTGCGTACCTTTTGTATAATGGGTCAGCGACTTATATTTTGTAGCGAGGTTAACTGAATAAGGGAGCCGAAGGGAAACCGAGTCTTAACTGGGCGTTGAGTTGCAAGGTATAGACCCGAAACCCGGTGATCTAGCCATGGGCAGGTTGAAGGTTGGGTAACACTAACTGGAGGACCGAACCGACTAATGTTGAAAAATTAGCGGATGACTTGTGGCTGGGGGTGAAAGGCCAATCAAACCGGGAGATAGCTGGTTCTCCCCGAAATCTATTTAGGTAGAGCCTTGAGCGGACACCTTTGGGGGTAGAGCACTGTTTCGGCTAGGGGCCCATCCCGGGTTACCAAACCGATGCAAACTCCGAATACCGAAGAGTGATACTCAGGAGACACACGGCGGGTGCTAACGTCCGTCGTGGAGAGGGAAACAACCCAGACCGCCAGCTAAGGTCCCAAAATCTATATTAAGTGGGAAACGAAGTGGGAAGGCTTAGACAGCTAGGATGTTGGCTTAGAAGCAGCCACCATTTAAAGAAAGCGTAATAGCTCACTAGTCGAGTCGGCCTGCGCGGAAGATGTAACGGGGCTAAAATATAGTACCGAAGCTGCGGCATCAGGCGTATCACTAATACGCCTTAACGATTACCCACTTGCGAAGCAAGTGGGTAAAGCGAAAAACACGTTGAGTGTAGAGAGAAAATCGAAGAGGGATATTAGTGATACGTCTGTTGGGTAGGGGAGCGTTGTGTAAGCGGAAGAAGGTGATTTGAGAGGATTGCTGGACGTATCACAAGTGCGAATGCTGACATAAGTAACGATAAAACGGGTGAAAAACCCGTTCGCCGGAAGACCAAGGGTTCCTGTCCAACGTTAATCGGGGCAGGGTGAGTCGGCCCCTAAGGCGAGGCTGAAAAGCGTAGTCGATGGGAAACGGGTTAATATTCCCGTACTTGGTAAAGCTGCGATGTGGGGACGGAGAAGGTTAGGTTATCGACCTGTTGGAAATGGTCGTTTAAGTTGGTAGGTGGGTGAGTTAGGCAAATCCGGCTCACCGTTAACACTGAGAGATGATGACGAGGCACTAAGGTGCTGAAGTAACTGATACCACACTTCCAGGAAAAGCCACTAAGCTTCAGGCTTTACTAAACCGTACTGAAAACCGACACAGGTGGTCAGGTAGAGAATACTCAGGCGCTTGAGAGAACTCGGGTGAAGGAACTAGGCAAAATAGCACCGTAACTTCGGGAGAAGGTGCGCTGGCGTAGTGTGAAGTTCTATACGGATGGAGCATGAACCAGTCGAAGATACCAGCTGGCTGCAACTGTTTATTAAAAACACAGCACTCTGCAAACACGAAAGTGGACGTATAGGGTGTGATGCCTGCCCGGTGCTGGAAGGTTAATTGATGGTGTAATCGAAAGAGAAGCTCCTGATCGAAGCCCCAGTAAACGGCGGCCGTAACTATAACGGTCCTAAGGTAGCGAAATTCCTTGTCGGGTAAGTTCCGACCTGCACGAATGGCATAATGATGGCCAGGCTGTCTCCACCCGAGACTCAGTGAAATTGAAATCGCCGTGAAGATGCGGTGTACCCGCGGCTAGACGGAAAGACCCCGTGAACCTTTACTATAGCTTGACACTGAACCTTGAATTTTGATGTGTAGGATAGGTGGGAGACTATGAAGCGGTAACGCCAGTTATCGTGGAGTCGTTGTTGAAATACCACCCTTTAACGTTTGATGTTCTAACGAAGCGCCTGAAACGGGTGTTCGGACAGTGTCTGGTGGGTAGTTTGACTGGGGCGGTCTCCTCCCAAAGCGTAACGGAGGAGCACGAAGGTTTGCTAATGACGGTCGGACATCGTCAGGTTAGTGCAATGGTATAAGCAAGCTTAACTGCGAGACAGACAAGTCGAGCAGGTGCGAAAGCAGGTCATAGTGATCCGGTGGTTCTGAATGGAAGGGCCATCGCTCAACGGATAAAAGGTACTCCGGGGATAACAGGCTGATACCGCCCAAGAGTTCATATCGACGGCGGTGTTTGGCACCTCGATGTCGGCTCATCACATCCTGGGGCTGAAGTAGGTCCCAAGGGTATGGCTGTTCGCCATTTAAAGTGGTACGCGAGCTGGGTTTAGAACGTCGTGAGACAGTTCGGTCCCTATCTGCCGTGGGCGTTGGAGAATTGAGAGGGGCTGCTCCTAGTACGAGAGGACCGGAGTGGACGCATCACTGGTGTACCAGTTGTCTCGCCAGAGGCATTGCTGGGTAGCTAAATGCGGAAGAGATAAGTGCTGAAAGCATCTAAGCACGAAACTTGCCTTAAGATGAGTTCTCCCAGTCTATAAGACTGTAAGGGTTGTTTGAGACTAAGACGTAGATAGGCTGGGTGTGTAAGCGGTGTGAGCCGTTGAGCTAACCAGTACTAATTGCCCGAGAGGCTTAACTATACAACACTCAAGGGTTTTGGCTTGTTTTTGTTAAAGAAGTGAAGAACGAATAGAAAAGACATAAAGACAGATAAAGAATGTAAAGAATACAAAGAATTATCTTGGCGGCGAAAGTGCAGTGGACCCACCTAATCCATGCCGAACTTAGAAGTGAAACGCTGTAACGCCGATGGTAGTGTGGGAATTTCCCATGTGAGAGTAGGACACCGCCAGGTATTGAATGAAAGAAGAACGCCATCGAGGGAACTCGATGGCGTTTTTTTATTTATTTTATTTTAGGGGCTGTAGTAGATTAGCCCTAAATTTCACACCATTTTCGCAATATTTTTAACTGCTCTTTTGGTGTCCCAAAGTTAAACCGAAATTCACATTCCTTCAAGAATAAAGGAAAGTTTTTTCGGTTAATTCCATTATATTTTCGCAGTATCCGCTTCGCCTGATTCCAAAAATTTTCAATGCCATTAATATGATTTTGTTTCACCGCAAATAGCTCGGAATGATTGATTCGTTCGTGGTGAAATTCACTCACATCAAGAGCATCATAACTGCGATAAGTGTCCGTATAAACCCAGCTATCAGGCTTAATTTTTCTTTTAATAACAGGGAGTAATGTTTCACTCTTGGTGTTTTCAACCACAACAGTAAATACCTTTCCTTGTCGTTTTAGTAACCCAAAAACAGCAACTTTTCCAGCCGCTCCTCGTCCTCGTTTTCCCTTTCGATGACCACCAAAATAGCTTTCGTCTAGTTCAATTTCCCCCTCAAAAATCTCGTTAACTTCAAGGGATAAATGATAGCCAATCACAAGCCTGATTTTATGGTAGAACAAAGCGGCTGTATTCGGTTGAATATCTAGCAAATTTGCTGCTGTTCTTGCAGTAACTTCTGCGACAAAAAACTCAAGCAGTTTTTTCTGTATGGATTTCTTTAATTTACAATATGTTATCTTCATTTTTGTAGTATAGCATTGTTGCTAATCTACTACAGCCCCTTATTTTATATCTCCTATTTTGGGGTGTCTTTTTTGCTTAATTTAATCTTGTCTATCTTAATTTATCTTCTCTTCATAGCCGCTTGGATTTCCCCTAGAACGACTGACTTGACTAGCTTATCTCTTAAATTTAGATGGATATCATTAATGCATTAATCCATAGATATATAAGAGAATGTAGGTGAATTTGGCTATTTATGTATTATCTGAAGTAAATTAAACAAGCTAGAAAATATATAAGAAAAATCTGGCAAAATTACACCGCACTTTGGTTTTATGTTTTTCCATTACAAGCTGATAACTGGCCTGAAATTAATTTTTGAAAAGTTAAAGTAAAATCTCTATTTTTCTTAAGAAGAACGAAAAAGATTTTATCAGAGCGATTTCGTTATTTTTTGCAGTCGTGTCTTTATAGATAGATATAGCGGTTAAATTATCCCTTATACCCACTCAAAATCTCATCCCAATCCTGTTCTGTAAATTTTATTGCTAGCTTATTTACTTCTTTAATAAAAGAGCGGTGTAATCTGGCGAGATTTTGGGCTTTCCAGTTATTGCCTGATTTTTCGGTGCATTTGTCAAAATCAATCAGCCAGTATTTTTGTTCTGGTGTGGCGAAATGTTGGACTAAAATATTATGGGCGTTAAGGTCGGTGTGGCAGATTTGTCGGTTATGGTAACTGGCGAAGTAATTCGGCATATTTGTTTATATGTAATACTTAAGCCGATTATAAATGAATTTTTCAAAAATGCTCTGCTCCTGAAGAATCAAGAGCAGAGCAAAGTGCGGTGCTTTTTCTACAAATTTTTATTTTTGATAGAAATACAGCCCTTGGTATGGCTCAAGGGTAAGCTGGTTTGCCACTTGTGGCTGGCTGGCTTGAATATGGCTGTTTTCGAGCAATGTCCATTGCTGATTTGCCAAATTCGCAGGCAGTTCAATTTGTTGTGGTTTACCCGTTAAATTGGCTAAAACTAACAATTTTTCCTCCGCACTTTCACGCAGATAAGTCCATACATCCGGTGAAGTTGGATTGAGATCTTGATAGCTTCCCTCAATGAAAATCGGATATTGCTTACGCAAAGCGATGAGGCGTTGATAAGTGTAAAATACCGATTGTTCATCTGCCAGCGCTTGTTCCACGTTAATCTCTGCACGTCCAACGCCAATCCAAGGCTCAACTTGGCTAAAACCGCAATAGCTGCCATTGTTCCATTGCATTGGCGTGCGGCTGTTGTCGCGCGATTTTTGTGCCAAAATTTTCATTAATAGATCTTCGTCCATTCCCTGTTCACGCAGTTCGGTGAACATATTTAGGCTTTCTACATCACGATATTGGCTGATTTCGGTGAAATTTGGATTGGTCATTCCGATTTCTTCGCCTTGATAAATATAAGGTGTGCCTTCCATTCCGTGCAGCACCATTGCGAGCATTTTGGCAGACTGTTGATGCCATTTTCCTTCAT
This window contains:
- a CDS encoding IS1595 family transposase encodes the protein MKITYCKLKKSIQKKLLEFFVAEVTARTAANLLDIQPNTAALFYHKIRLVIGYHLSLEVNEIFEGEIELDESYFGGHRKGKRGRGAAGKVAVFGLLKRQGKVFTVVVENTKSETLLPVIKRKIKPDSWVYTDTYRSYDALDVSEFHHERINHSELFAVKQNHINGIENFWNQAKRILRKYNGINRKNFPLFLKECEFRFNFGTPKEQLKILRKWCEI